The window ATGACTTTTATAATTACTTTTGAAGGCATTAAAAATTATACAATTACTTTACCAATTACAAATGTTGTTTATTTGTTATGAACAATTAACGCAATTGAAAATACAGATGCAGATACAAAAGATGATTTTTCTGGATCGTTATATACATTTGCATATCAATATCAATTTTCAAAAGATGTTATTGCATCTCGTTCTGGAACAGATTATATGTCAACAGCATTTCAATTATTTAATGATAATACTTTTGATCAAATGTCAATAGATTTTTCATAATAATATAATGGCTTCATTTTTTGGTGCCATTTTTTTTATGTTATAATAACTATGATTTTCAAGGGGTGTGAATCAATGAACAGCAATCTGGTTATTTTTAAAACAAATACTTCATATGATGTTGTAGAGCAAGATACAAAAAAAGTATTAGCTCAATTTCAAACAGAAGAATTAGCACAACAATATGCTTTATCAATAATTAACTCACAATCTCAATCATCAAATGATTATCAAATTTTGCCATTTTTTTCACCTTCAAATGAAAATAATGCTACAAATAGATTATTACAACAACAAACAGAATCGCAACTTGAACAAATGCAATTAGAATATATGAAACAACAACAAACGCCACCAAATATTCAATTTGTTTCAGTTCCTCAACCACAATACATCCCATATCCAATTAATAATGCTAATGCAATACCACAAAATAATATGTCATATGGCGGTATTAACCAACAAATAAGAAGAAGTGTACCACAAAGAAAAGTTTTATATACAGATTCTGATGAATATCCAACATATGATCCATACGATAATTTTACAATGACATCAGATTTTGACGGGCCATTTAACTTAAATAATCAGACAGGTGAATTAGAAATACCACCAACAATAGACGCGACACAAAGTTTATATGATAATTCAAAAAATAAATTATTGAAAGATCAAGTATTTGATGACTATGGTGCGTTTGTTTTAACAGAACCACAAAAAGTTTACACAACAGATGATAGATCACATGGTGAATCTATTAATTATAAATATGATGATTTAGGATATGAAAATAATGACTTCAAAACTATAGAACCTATAAAACCGATTTTTAAAACAGAAACTTTGGATGATAATTCGTTAAATGCATTAGATAATCTTAATATAGCAAATAATGAAAAAATGAAAAATTTAAGTAAGGCTGAAAAAAAACAAGTAAAATTAATGAAAAAACAGCAAAAAAAAAATAAATCTAACGTAGAATTAATTGAAGATGATTTTGATGAACCAGAGCCCTATTTAATAAATGATAATTCAAAGCAAATTCCAAATAATAATCAAGGAGGTAAAGACAAATATATTTATGATCCTCAACCAACTTCAATTAATGTCCGCCAATCAGCGGTAAATAATGTCTCAAATTATAGATCAAATGATGTATCTTCAATTTATAGAGGTTCAAGCAATGTTATTGATTTAGGTCCCGAAGCCGAAGAAGATGATATTTTCTCAAATCCAAGAGAAGATGCAAGGCAATATGCGAGAAATAATGGCGGAGATTTAGGAGATTTTGAACGTTTTGATAATAATCCTCGTTTAGAAAAAAAGAGATTGAAACAAGAGAATAAATTAATGAAATTACGTGAAAAGGAAATAGCACAAGAATATAAATTGAAAGAAAAGAGTAAAAACAAATAATGATGAAAATAGATTCAAGCTGGCAGGATTTTTTTTCTCAAGAATACAAAAAAGATTATTATAAAAAATTGATGAAGCAAATAGAATTTGAATATAAAAATAAAAATGTATTTCCAAGTCATGATGATCTTTTTCGATTATTTTCACTTGTTAAATCAGAAAATATTAAAGTTGTGATTATTGGGCAAGATCCATATCATGGTATAAATCAAGCAAATGGATTAGCTTTTTCAACAAATTCTTTTAAAACACCGCCATCTTTAAAAAATATTTTCAAGGAATTGAAAGATGACTTAGGTGTTGATCATTCATTTGCAAATTCACTAGATGGATGGGCAAAACAAGGTATTTTCCTAATGAATGCAATTTGAACAGTGGAAGAAAAAACACCATTAAGTCACGAATCAACCGGGTGGTTAATTTTTTCAAAAAATCTCTTAAATTATTTATTAAAAATTAATTCAAATGTTATTTTTTGTTTGTGAGGTAATTTTGCAAAAAATCTATATAATAATTTAGAAAGTAAAAGTAATTTTGTTATTGAATCTGGACATCCTTCACCATTTAGTTGAAAATATTTTCATAATACAAAACCTTTTTCAAAAATAAATCAAATTTTAATATCACAGAACCAGCCAATCATAGATTGATCAAAATAGAAAGAAAGGTTTATATATGCAGCAAATTAGTGAATGATTGTTAACAAGTAATCATATGGCAATTATGGTTACGGGCTTAATAGGTGGATTTGCATTTATTTATATTATTTATAATGCAATTTCATATGCAATATTGCGTGAAAGATACCACGGTATTCGATTTACAACAAAAAATATTGCCTATATTACAATGTTCACTGCAGTTTCTGTTTCTGTTACAGTTGTTGTTTCTATGACTGTACCAATTACTGTTTTTCCACCGATTAGAATAGCAATTGAAGGTGTTATGGTTAAAATTACTGGTTTTATGTTTGGACCAATTGTTGGTTTATTGGTTGGATTGATTACAGAAGGATTAACTATGTTATTTG of the Spiroplasma endosymbiont of Labia minor genome contains:
- a CDS encoding uracil-DNA glycosylase; protein product: MMKIDSSWQDFFSQEYKKDYYKKLMKQIEFEYKNKNVFPSHDDLFRLFSLVKSENIKVVIIGQDPYHGINQANGLAFSTNSFKTPPSLKNIFKELKDDLGVDHSFANSLDGWAKQGIFLMNAIWTVEEKTPLSHESTGWLIFSKNLLNYLLKINSNVIFCLWGNFAKNLYNNLESKSNFVIESGHPSPFSWKYFHNTKPFSKINQILISQNQPIIDWSK